In a single window of the Streptomyces sp. CGMCC 4.7035 genome:
- a CDS encoding helix-turn-helix domain-containing protein, translated as MEERDDPETIGRRVQQLRTERGLTQKQLAEPVYTPAYISTVEAGRVRASEPALRHIAERLGIAYEELVTGRPAHLATGLRLRLTDAQRTLATGAAEVAAEQYGALLTEAEAHGLVAEQAAALLGLGECAMELGDLATGRQHFERAEKCLDDAPLPSRVPALRGRAVSHYLAGELRYACYLLESTLDELNRSGLHDPDALLLLYASAIGPYMDMGAHARAAQAAEIALALAPQVGDPALVARMHRSVARTLLAEGRVAEADASLAKAAELYRQLQIRTELANCHWMRGYLYAQNGELDRAESELREALAMLSEKRAALYSSQVAVELADVLHRRGKSEEAAGLLHDVLGDIGPERGAVHSAGAHRLLGIIAEDARDTEAAEEHYVRALSLLERAGAAGDLADLCRLLGDLLRRTGRVEAALDAYRTGLGHRTAPGTTTLGPAPAQPPI; from the coding sequence ATGGAGGAGCGCGACGACCCGGAGACCATCGGCCGGAGGGTGCAGCAGCTGCGGACCGAGCGCGGGCTGACGCAGAAGCAGCTCGCGGAGCCGGTGTACACGCCCGCGTACATCTCCACCGTGGAGGCGGGCCGCGTCCGCGCCTCCGAACCGGCACTGCGGCACATCGCCGAGCGGCTCGGCATCGCGTACGAGGAGCTGGTGACCGGACGTCCGGCCCATCTCGCCACCGGTCTGCGGCTCCGGCTCACCGACGCCCAGCGCACCCTCGCCACCGGCGCGGCCGAGGTCGCGGCCGAGCAGTACGGGGCGCTGCTGACCGAGGCCGAGGCGCACGGGCTCGTCGCCGAACAGGCCGCCGCGCTGCTCGGACTCGGCGAGTGCGCGATGGAGCTGGGCGACCTGGCGACGGGGCGACAGCACTTCGAGCGGGCGGAGAAGTGCCTGGACGACGCACCGCTGCCCAGCCGGGTCCCGGCACTGCGCGGCCGTGCCGTCTCGCACTACCTCGCCGGTGAACTCCGGTACGCCTGTTACCTGCTGGAGTCCACCCTCGACGAGCTCAACCGGTCCGGGCTGCACGACCCGGACGCCCTGCTGCTGCTCTACGCGAGCGCCATCGGCCCGTACATGGACATGGGCGCGCACGCGCGGGCGGCACAGGCGGCCGAGATCGCGCTGGCGCTCGCCCCCCAGGTGGGCGACCCGGCGCTGGTCGCGCGCATGCACCGGTCGGTGGCCCGCACGCTCCTCGCGGAGGGCCGCGTCGCCGAGGCGGATGCCTCCCTCGCCAAGGCCGCCGAGCTGTACCGGCAGCTGCAGATCCGCACCGAGCTGGCCAACTGCCACTGGATGCGCGGCTACCTGTACGCGCAGAACGGCGAACTCGACCGTGCCGAGAGCGAGTTGCGCGAAGCCCTCGCCATGCTCTCCGAGAAACGGGCCGCCCTCTACAGCAGCCAGGTCGCGGTGGAGCTGGCGGATGTGCTGCACCGGCGCGGGAAGTCCGAGGAGGCCGCCGGGCTGCTGCACGACGTCCTCGGCGACATCGGCCCCGAGCGCGGCGCCGTGCACTCGGCCGGCGCGCACCGCCTCCTGGGCATCATCGCGGAGGACGCGCGCGACACGGAGGCCGCGGAGGAGCACTACGTCCGTGCGCTGAGCCTGCTGGAGCGGGCGGGCGCCGCGGGCGACCTGGCGGACCTGTGCCGTCTGCTCGGCGATCTGCTGCGCCGTACGGGCCGGGTGGAGGCGGCCCTGGACGCGTACCGCACGGGCCTCGGCCACCGCACCGCCCCCGGCACGACGACCCTGGGCCCGGCACCGGCGCAGCCGCCGATCTGA
- a CDS encoding alkyl/aryl-sulfatase codes for MDAPPHDGLPPFEDRTDFENADRGFVAALVPGVVTAQDGRVVWDGDAYRFLDEDCPDTADPSLWRQSQLCARQGLYEVTEGVYQVRGLDLANMTLVEGRGGVIVVDPLISAECSAAALALYRHHRGERAVTGLIYTHSHVDHFGGALGVLPREEEAAVPILAPVGFLEHAVSENVFAGPAVARRAGFVFGVRLPKAPHGQIGTGLGTIRSTGTVTLVPPTVEITHTGQTETVDGVRIVFQLTPNTEAPAEMNFLFPEQRALCLAENVTHTLHNVLTLRGALVRDARVWSRYLDEAIDFFGDAYDVAFASHHWPTWGHDNVVRLLAEQRDLYAYLHDQTLRLLNSGLTGPEIAEELRLPPALEGAWHARGYYGSLNHNVKAVYQRYMGWYDGNPAHLWEHPPAELAQRYVEVAGGPEAALTAARRYADAGDLRFAATLLNHLVFADPDHEAAREALAGVYERLGHGAENAPWRNIYLTGALELREGAGGTAVATDTAGMTSALTVSMLLDSLAVRVDGPRAAREPRLIIDLVVIDEGRRHRINLEHGALTHRSLPLHRTPKPHAGLTLTLTRPELFGLLSGKGLAGIETDGDRGLLKRLFSYVTQPDRDFPIVTP; via the coding sequence ATGGACGCCCCGCCCCATGACGGTCTGCCGCCCTTCGAGGACCGGACCGACTTCGAGAACGCCGACCGTGGGTTCGTCGCCGCCCTCGTCCCCGGAGTGGTGACGGCTCAGGACGGGCGGGTGGTGTGGGACGGGGACGCATACCGGTTCCTCGACGAGGACTGCCCCGACACCGCGGACCCGAGCCTGTGGCGGCAGTCGCAGCTGTGCGCCCGGCAGGGGCTGTACGAGGTGACCGAGGGCGTCTACCAGGTGCGCGGGCTCGACCTGGCGAACATGACCCTCGTCGAGGGCCGGGGTGGCGTCATCGTCGTCGATCCGCTCATCTCCGCCGAGTGCTCGGCGGCAGCCCTCGCCCTCTACCGGCACCACCGCGGGGAGCGGGCCGTCACCGGGCTGATCTACACCCACTCCCACGTCGACCACTTCGGCGGCGCCCTCGGTGTGCTGCCGCGCGAGGAGGAGGCGGCCGTGCCGATCCTCGCGCCCGTCGGGTTCCTGGAGCACGCGGTCAGCGAGAACGTGTTCGCCGGGCCCGCGGTGGCCCGCCGCGCGGGGTTCGTGTTCGGCGTGCGGCTGCCGAAGGCGCCCCACGGGCAGATCGGCACCGGACTCGGCACGATCAGGTCCACCGGTACGGTCACCCTCGTCCCGCCGACCGTCGAGATCACGCACACCGGGCAGACGGAGACCGTCGACGGCGTCCGGATCGTGTTCCAGCTGACGCCGAACACCGAGGCGCCCGCCGAGATGAACTTCCTCTTCCCCGAGCAGCGCGCCCTGTGCCTGGCCGAGAACGTCACCCACACCCTGCACAACGTCCTGACCTTGCGCGGCGCCCTCGTCCGTGACGCCCGCGTCTGGTCGCGCTACCTCGACGAGGCCATCGACTTCTTCGGCGACGCCTACGACGTGGCCTTCGCCTCGCACCACTGGCCCACCTGGGGGCACGACAACGTCGTCCGGCTGCTTGCCGAGCAGCGGGACCTGTACGCGTATCTGCACGACCAGACCCTGCGGCTGCTGAACAGCGGCCTGACGGGCCCGGAGATCGCGGAGGAGTTGCGGCTGCCGCCCGCGCTGGAGGGCGCCTGGCACGCCCGGGGCTACTACGGGTCCCTGAACCACAACGTCAAGGCCGTCTACCAGCGGTACATGGGGTGGTACGACGGCAACCCCGCCCACCTCTGGGAGCATCCGCCGGCCGAACTCGCCCAGCGGTACGTGGAGGTGGCGGGCGGGCCGGAGGCGGCGCTCACGGCGGCCCGCCGGTACGCCGACGCCGGCGACCTGCGTTTCGCCGCGACCCTCCTCAACCACCTCGTCTTCGCCGATCCGGACCACGAGGCGGCGAGGGAAGCCCTGGCGGGCGTGTACGAACGGCTGGGGCACGGTGCCGAGAACGCGCCCTGGCGGAACATCTACCTGACCGGCGCGCTGGAACTGCGCGAGGGCGCGGGCGGTACCGCCGTCGCCACGGACACGGCCGGGATGACGTCGGCGCTCACCGTGAGCATGCTGCTGGACTCCCTCGCGGTACGCGTCGACGGGCCGCGCGCGGCGCGGGAGCCACGGCTGATCATCGACCTGGTCGTCATCGACGAGGGGCGCCGGCACCGGATCAATCTGGAGCACGGCGCACTGACGCACCGCAGCCTGCCGCTGCACCGCACCCCGAAGCCGCACGCGGGCCTGACGCTCACCCTGACCCGTCCCGAACTGTTCGGCCTGCTGTCGGGCAAGGGCCTCGCGGGCATCGAGACCGACGGCGACCGGGGGCTGCTGAAGCGACTGTTCTCGTATGTGACACAGCCGGACCGGGACTTCCCGATCGTCACTCCCTAG
- a CDS encoding DUF4142 domain-containing protein, translating to MRISRNVAGTVFVAGALTLTLTALAYPSMLGVQTTSSDTSRVIANTSAGPLTEADRQFVVKVRAAGLWEFPSGELAMKKGTTDAVRTAGQHLINGHVNLDDTCRKVAAQLGIALPNQPSPQQQGFVATLTSDSGKQFDQDLANILRVTHGQIFPAIANIRATTRNTLVRQLADQANDTVLDHITVLERTGLVNFDSVLFQETTPPKDPKSNLTPPSPQPGEPTVVLSPPAGFTPPPSAPTGPSPAPTAG from the coding sequence ATGCGCATTTCACGGAACGTGGCGGGAACCGTCTTCGTCGCGGGCGCGCTGACGCTGACACTGACGGCGCTCGCCTATCCCTCGATGCTGGGCGTGCAGACCACATCGAGCGATACGTCACGCGTGATCGCCAATACCTCGGCGGGGCCGCTGACCGAGGCGGACCGCCAGTTCGTCGTCAAGGTACGGGCGGCGGGCCTGTGGGAGTTCCCGTCAGGTGAGCTGGCGATGAAGAAGGGCACGACGGACGCCGTCCGCACCGCCGGGCAGCACCTGATCAACGGACACGTCAACCTCGACGACACCTGCCGCAAGGTGGCCGCGCAGCTGGGCATCGCGCTGCCGAACCAGCCGAGCCCCCAGCAGCAGGGCTTCGTGGCGACGCTGACCTCGGACTCGGGCAAGCAGTTCGACCAGGACCTCGCGAACATCCTGCGGGTGACGCACGGCCAGATCTTCCCGGCCATCGCCAACATCCGCGCCACCACACGGAACACCCTGGTCCGCCAGTTGGCCGACCAGGCGAACGACACGGTCCTGGACCACATCACGGTCCTCGAACGGACGGGCCTGGTGAACTTCGACTCGGTCCTGTTCCAGGAGACGACCCCGCCGAAGGACCCGAAGAGCAATCTGACCCCGCCGTCCCCACAGCCCGGTGAGCCGACGGTGGTCCTGTCCCCGCCGGCCGGCTTCACCCCGCCGCCGTCGGCGCCGACGGGGCCGTCGCCGGCGCCGACCGCGGGCTGA
- a CDS encoding permease has product MQKTDELAEEAEEAVAVPAVADEAPVRGRPPWPLLFGPALLAGPVLLLLSRWLDEPAMQAWRTVCLAITVQALPFLLLGTALSGAINAFVPARVFSRALPRRPVLAVPVAGVAGVVLPGCECASVPVANSLIRRGVTPAAAFAFLLSAPAVNPVVLTATAIAFPGSPAMVLARLLASLATASVMGWLWLWLGRDEWLRPSVRHTGHQPGHSRWTEFRLGFQHDFLHAGGFLVVGAMAAATFNVTVPRSVLDLFSGSPWLSVLFLAGLAVLLAVCSEADAFVAASLSGFSPLARLAFMVVGPMVDLKLIALQAGTFGRAFAVRFSAATMVVAVLCSVLIGGALL; this is encoded by the coding sequence ATGCAGAAGACAGATGAACTGGCCGAGGAGGCGGAGGAGGCCGTCGCGGTCCCCGCGGTGGCCGACGAAGCCCCCGTACGCGGCCGGCCCCCCTGGCCGCTCCTGTTCGGACCGGCCCTTCTCGCCGGTCCGGTGCTCCTCCTCCTCAGCCGGTGGCTGGACGAGCCGGCCATGCAGGCCTGGCGCACCGTCTGTCTCGCCATCACCGTGCAGGCGCTGCCCTTCCTGCTGCTTGGCACGGCCCTGTCCGGCGCGATCAACGCCTTCGTGCCGGCGCGGGTGTTCAGCCGCGCGCTGCCCCGTCGGCCCGTGCTCGCCGTCCCGGTCGCCGGGGTCGCCGGGGTCGTGCTGCCCGGCTGCGAGTGCGCGTCGGTGCCGGTCGCCAACAGCCTGATCCGGCGGGGTGTCACCCCGGCCGCCGCCTTCGCGTTCCTGCTGTCCGCCCCCGCCGTCAACCCGGTCGTGCTGACCGCCACGGCCATCGCCTTCCCCGGCTCTCCCGCCATGGTCCTGGCCCGGCTGCTCGCCTCGCTCGCCACCGCCTCCGTGATGGGCTGGCTGTGGCTCTGGCTGGGCCGCGACGAGTGGCTCCGGCCCTCCGTACGGCACACGGGCCACCAGCCGGGGCACAGCCGCTGGACGGAGTTCCGGCTCGGGTTCCAGCACGACTTCCTGCACGCGGGCGGCTTCCTGGTCGTCGGGGCCATGGCGGCGGCCACCTTCAACGTGACGGTCCCGCGTTCCGTGCTCGACCTGTTCTCCGGCTCGCCCTGGCTGTCGGTGCTGTTCCTGGCCGGGCTGGCCGTTCTCCTCGCGGTGTGTTCCGAGGCCGACGCGTTCGTCGCGGCCTCGCTCAGCGGCTTCTCCCCCCTCGCGCGGCTGGCGTTCATGGTGGTCGGGCCGATGGTCGACCTGAAGCTGATCGCCCTTCAGGCGGGCACGTTCGGCCGTGCCTTCGCGGTCCGCTTCTCCGCCGCCACGATGGTCGTGGCCGTACTGTGCAGCGTGCTGATCGGAGGTGCGCTGCTGTGA
- a CDS encoding TIGR03943 family putative permease subunit — MKRPVQVILLVLSGLGLLHASLFTDLCLRYVKEGMRPMLIASGALLLLLGVADAVAQWWPGGRDGHAERHEHGGGEDHGHGHDHSATPRVAWLLFLPALSLLFYAPPALGAYTASREAPKAVTEREHFDPLPATSPVPMTLSDFTSRVQQDREQAIKGRSVRMTGFVTPDKGSGGWYLTRLIFNCCAADAQSVKVRMYGTAALPANTWVTVTGTWHPGGTLGTGSAPVALDARTVEKVDRPVNAYSDALPLPSSR, encoded by the coding sequence GTGAAGCGGCCCGTCCAGGTGATCCTGCTCGTCCTCAGCGGTCTCGGCCTGCTGCACGCCTCGCTCTTCACCGACCTGTGCCTCAGGTACGTCAAAGAGGGAATGCGCCCGATGCTCATCGCGTCGGGCGCGCTGCTGCTCCTGCTGGGGGTGGCGGACGCGGTGGCGCAGTGGTGGCCGGGCGGGCGCGATGGGCACGCGGAGCGTCACGAGCACGGGGGAGGCGAGGACCACGGTCACGGTCACGACCACTCCGCCACGCCCCGTGTCGCCTGGCTGCTGTTCCTGCCCGCGCTGAGTCTGCTCTTCTACGCCCCGCCGGCCCTCGGCGCGTACACCGCCTCCCGCGAGGCCCCCAAGGCCGTCACCGAGCGGGAGCACTTCGACCCGCTGCCCGCGACCTCGCCCGTCCCGATGACCCTCTCGGATTTCACCAGCCGTGTGCAGCAGGACCGCGAGCAGGCCATCAAGGGGCGCAGTGTTCGGATGACCGGGTTCGTCACGCCCGACAAGGGGAGCGGCGGCTGGTATCTGACCCGGCTCATCTTCAACTGCTGTGCGGCGGACGCCCAGTCCGTGAAGGTGCGGATGTACGGGACGGCGGCCCTGCCCGCAAACACCTGGGTCACCGTCACGGGAACCTGGCACCCCGGTGGGACCCTGGGCACCGGTTCCGCCCCGGTCGCGCTCGACGCCCGTACCGTCGAGAAGGTCGACCGGCCGGTGAACGCGTACTCGGACGCCCTGCCGCTCCCCTCTTCTCGCTGA
- a CDS encoding DUF6445 family protein: MPPQPPRLPVLPYRKPTRGRDYWILDDVLPNVDEVRARCLAKDEDDWTKGFPYTQESWPGLRTMPGLEPGELARIERLVRKETGAQKLWQETAPGGGTLNHNCVQVVGKDEGEPRPHTDSRALCRYAAVLYLSPNIPKDCGTSFYRQNLPGGVLGGNMVQAPHTNLVEALGTRYVSPDAFIEDIRVPQRYNRLLLYKANLMHSATGYWGSELEEKRMTAVFFWMA, from the coding sequence ATGCCTCCACAGCCCCCACGCCTCCCGGTCCTCCCCTACCGCAAGCCCACACGCGGCCGTGACTACTGGATCCTGGACGACGTACTGCCGAACGTGGACGAGGTCCGGGCCCGCTGTCTCGCCAAGGACGAGGACGACTGGACCAAGGGCTTTCCGTACACGCAGGAGAGCTGGCCGGGGCTGCGCACCATGCCGGGGCTGGAACCTGGTGAACTCGCCCGGATCGAACGCCTGGTGCGCAAGGAGACCGGCGCCCAAAAGCTGTGGCAGGAGACCGCCCCCGGCGGCGGCACCCTCAACCACAACTGCGTCCAGGTCGTCGGCAAGGACGAGGGCGAACCGCGCCCGCACACCGACTCCCGCGCGCTGTGCCGCTACGCCGCGGTGCTCTATCTCAGCCCGAACATCCCCAAGGACTGCGGCACGAGCTTCTACCGGCAGAACCTGCCGGGCGGGGTCCTCGGCGGCAACATGGTGCAGGCGCCGCACACCAATCTGGTCGAGGCGCTGGGCACGCGGTATGTCTCCCCGGACGCGTTCATCGAGGACATCCGCGTGCCGCAGCGCTACAACCGGCTGCTCCTCTACAAGGCCAACCTCATGCACAGCGCCACCGGTTACTGGGGCAGCGAGCTGGAGGAGAAGCGCATGACGGCCGTCTTCTTCTGGATGGCCTGA
- a CDS encoding serine/threonine-protein kinase codes for MLIAGRYQLNTTIGRGAMGEVWRAYDQMLGRDVAVKVLLAQNADPTADSRFRLEAQTAGRLHHPHVVGVIDFGEHEGRLFLVMEFVDGDSLARVLSDDGPLPAERVAHIATQAAAGLAVAHEQGIVHRDIKPGNLLVDANDNVKIGDFGIARFMDDPSGALTATGQIVGTSLYIAPERALGKPAGPASDVYSLGCVLYQLLTGRPPFRADTAIAILHQHLDAAPVPPRELGVSLPPAFENYLLSLLAKRPEDRPTARQAADWFGSGAWRGRPEPLPAAAPQPRPAPAVAPGPPVLPRPETGPATTYKLPSAGGVPGRRAAHRQRPSTVGHRERPPAPAQAPAHRERPSTAAHRERSSTGGGRRARPSLRATVASRPRAIGLIAAVLIFLAAMFIGRAWFSPDSSSAETPGPRTSGMSAPLGPQTASPLPSSPDQD; via the coding sequence GTGCTGATCGCGGGCCGGTACCAGCTGAACACCACCATCGGACGTGGCGCGATGGGGGAGGTCTGGCGGGCGTACGACCAGATGCTCGGCCGGGATGTCGCCGTCAAGGTGCTGCTCGCCCAGAACGCCGATCCGACCGCCGACTCCCGGTTCCGCCTGGAGGCGCAGACCGCGGGGCGGCTCCACCACCCCCATGTGGTCGGCGTCATCGACTTCGGCGAGCACGAGGGCCGGCTGTTCCTCGTGATGGAGTTCGTGGACGGCGACAGCCTCGCCCGGGTGCTCTCCGACGACGGTCCGCTGCCGGCCGAGCGGGTCGCGCACATCGCCACGCAGGCGGCGGCCGGACTGGCCGTGGCGCATGAACAGGGCATCGTGCACCGGGACATCAAGCCCGGCAATCTGCTCGTCGACGCGAACGACAACGTGAAGATAGGCGACTTCGGTATCGCCCGCTTCATGGACGACCCGTCGGGCGCGCTCACGGCGACCGGGCAGATCGTCGGGACGAGCCTGTACATCGCGCCCGAGCGCGCCCTGGGCAAGCCCGCGGGACCTGCCAGCGACGTGTACTCGCTCGGCTGCGTGCTCTACCAGCTCCTCACCGGTCGGCCGCCGTTCCGCGCCGACACCGCGATCGCGATCCTCCACCAGCACCTCGACGCGGCCCCCGTACCGCCGCGCGAGCTGGGTGTCTCCCTGCCGCCGGCCTTCGAGAACTACCTGCTCAGCCTGCTCGCCAAGCGGCCCGAGGACCGGCCCACGGCGCGACAGGCCGCCGACTGGTTCGGCAGCGGCGCCTGGCGGGGCCGTCCCGAACCGCTCCCGGCCGCCGCCCCGCAGCCGCGTCCCGCACCCGCGGTTGCCCCGGGACCTCCGGTGCTCCCCCGCCCGGAGACGGGCCCGGCGACGACGTACAAACTCCCCTCCGCGGGCGGGGTCCCGGGCCGCCGGGCCGCCCACCGCCAACGGCCGTCGACGGTGGGCCACCGCGAACGCCCGCCGGCCCCGGCCCAGGCCCCGGCCCATCGCGAACGGCCCTCCACAGCAGCCCATCGCGAACGTTCGTCGACCGGTGGCGGCCGTCGCGCGCGGCCGTCGCTCCGCGCGACCGTCGCCTCCCGGCCCCGCGCGATCGGGCTGATCGCCGCGGTGTTGATCTTCCTCGCGGCGATGTTCATCGGCAGGGCGTGGTTCTCGCCGGACAGCAGCTCGGCGGAGACCCCCGGGCCGCGCACGTCGGGTATGTCCGCCCCGCTCGGCCCACAGACCGCGTCCCCGCTCCCGTCGTCCCCGGACCAGGACTGA
- a CDS encoding sensor domain-containing protein, with protein sequence MGKTVRQAARATVRLVLAAAMTFGLYLFVTVLLITAITTLAVVGAWMLPETVLLIRRIAGAKRQQVAAWTGREIPEAYQPLTVRERVRAAVRDPGTLTDLYDRHLPLRPPDPAGAPPVAARPADRRDGRRAQSLDVAPERRVRRTEGAGLTVAAYAGGGRGSVRHALNCPWRRGRSREAEHTGGRSQGTTRARCPGVRGHLVCAHRGRP encoded by the coding sequence ATGGGGAAGACGGTGCGGCAGGCCGCGCGGGCCACGGTCCGGCTGGTTCTGGCCGCGGCGATGACGTTCGGCCTGTATCTCTTCGTCACGGTGCTGCTGATCACGGCCATCACCACCCTCGCGGTGGTCGGCGCCTGGATGCTGCCCGAGACGGTACTGCTGATACGCCGTATCGCCGGAGCGAAACGGCAGCAGGTCGCCGCGTGGACCGGCCGGGAGATCCCCGAGGCCTACCAGCCCCTCACCGTCCGCGAACGCGTCCGCGCCGCGGTCCGCGACCCCGGCACCCTGACCGACCTGTATGACCGCCACCTACCTCTACGGCCCCCTGACCCTGCTGGCGCTCCCCCTGTGGCCGCTCGGCCTGCTGATCGACGTGACGGCCGGCGCGCGCAGTCCTTGGATGTCGCGCCGGAGCGGAGGGTTCGACGAACCGAGGGGGCGGGACTCACGGTGGCCGCCTATGCGGGAGGGGGCCGTGGGAGTGTGCGTCATGCCCTGAACTGTCCGTGGAGGAGGGGGCGTTCCCGTGAGGCAGAACACACAGGGGGGCGGAGCCAGGGTACAACCCGGGCCCGGTGTCCCGGTGTTCGTGGTCACCTGGTGTGCGCTCACAGGGGGAGACCGTGA
- a CDS encoding MauE/DoxX family redox-associated membrane protein: MVLAVAMALASVFGVAAIAKLTDLDGLRRAVVGFGLPTVAAAPLARLLVMGEFVIALALVIRPWARGGALGALALLLVFSGVIALNVSRGRAPACHCFGGLRAAPVGWSTVARNGLLATLAGFVAAGGHLPWLFAGLALVASALWAGLAAGRGGTVRAGMLAPRFSLPDETGRTWTLEDLLLGGRPLLLVFGDHACGACAALLPQVARWQQIHDERVTIAVVSGGARPAQPVAAGGVGPRRLLADADRRVLAAYGVTATPSAVLVDTERIVAAAPAVGAAEIGDLVSKALQPRGRSTIARRAVLFASAALVPAVTAACAAGRGIRLITPSKEPRKEVRAGDGWLCDQRYAVCTSAACEPSPKDPGIVICRCAVQNGYSFGFTSCAERAPTHDRLVSTFSMQNTTIFTRAMTCPTRARWANCLDVVCRIDPHNRRRALCRCKSVESENFLTFGGGCDTRTCTTVIWSAATQQLPGVAEYKSGMKSLGYPVAFPDACPSRSPRVTPPEHRIESAT; this comes from the coding sequence ATGGTCCTGGCGGTGGCGATGGCGCTCGCCTCCGTCTTCGGCGTCGCGGCGATCGCCAAGCTGACCGACCTCGACGGGCTGCGTCGCGCCGTGGTCGGCTTCGGTCTGCCGACCGTGGCCGCGGCACCCCTGGCACGGCTGCTCGTGATGGGTGAGTTCGTCATCGCTCTGGCTCTCGTGATCCGCCCGTGGGCGCGCGGTGGCGCACTGGGGGCGCTCGCGTTGTTGCTGGTGTTCAGCGGTGTCATCGCGCTGAACGTGTCCCGTGGACGGGCCCCGGCCTGTCACTGTTTCGGAGGTCTGCGCGCCGCTCCGGTCGGCTGGTCGACCGTCGCCCGCAACGGGCTCCTGGCCACCCTCGCGGGATTCGTCGCCGCCGGCGGACACCTCCCCTGGCTCTTCGCGGGACTCGCTCTCGTCGCGTCGGCGCTGTGGGCCGGCCTGGCGGCGGGGCGGGGCGGGACAGTGCGGGCGGGCATGCTCGCCCCCCGCTTCTCGCTGCCCGACGAGACGGGACGGACGTGGACTCTGGAGGACCTGCTGCTGGGAGGCCGGCCGCTGCTCCTCGTCTTCGGCGATCACGCCTGCGGTGCCTGCGCCGCCCTGCTTCCGCAAGTGGCCCGGTGGCAGCAGATCCATGACGAGCGCGTGACCATCGCCGTGGTGAGCGGGGGCGCGCGCCCGGCGCAGCCCGTCGCAGCGGGCGGGGTCGGGCCGCGCCGGCTGCTGGCGGACGCCGATCGCCGGGTGCTCGCCGCCTACGGGGTCACGGCCACGCCCAGCGCGGTTCTGGTCGACACCGAGCGGATCGTCGCGGCCGCACCGGCGGTCGGCGCGGCCGAGATCGGCGATCTGGTCTCGAAGGCGCTCCAGCCCCGTGGCAGGTCCACGATCGCGCGGCGGGCGGTGCTGTTCGCGTCGGCCGCACTGGTCCCCGCGGTCACCGCGGCCTGCGCGGCAGGCCGCGGCATCAGGCTCATCACCCCGTCGAAGGAGCCGCGCAAAGAGGTCAGGGCGGGCGACGGATGGCTGTGCGATCAGCGTTACGCGGTGTGCACCTCGGCCGCGTGCGAACCCTCGCCCAAGGATCCGGGCATCGTCATCTGCCGCTGCGCGGTCCAGAACGGCTACTCGTTCGGGTTCACCTCCTGTGCCGAGCGCGCGCCGACGCACGACAGGCTGGTCTCGACGTTCTCGATGCAGAACACCACCATCTTCACGCGCGCCATGACCTGCCCCACCCGCGCCCGGTGGGCGAACTGCCTGGACGTGGTCTGCCGGATCGATCCCCACAACCGCCGCCGGGCGCTGTGCCGTTGCAAGTCGGTGGAGAGCGAGAACTTCCTGACGTTCGGCGGCGGCTGCGACACCCGGACCTGCACCACGGTGATCTGGTCCGCGGCGACCCAGCAGTTGCCGGGCGTCGCCGAGTACAAGAGCGGCATGAAGAGCCTTGGTTATCCGGTGGCGTTCCCCGACGCGTGTCCCAGCCGTTCACCCCGGGTGACGCCACCGGAGCACCGGATCGAATC